A genomic region of Rhodospirillales bacterium contains the following coding sequences:
- a CDS encoding insulinase family protein has product MRFLSFLFFLLALAPLPAIAQDKVFDADTFFLENGMQVVVIENHRAPVVTHMVWYKVGAADEPPGKSGMAHFFEHMMFKGTDTIPPGEFSKRIRAMGGNDNAFTSQDYTAFFQSLAVENLETAMAMEADRMRNLNPPPDDFASELQVVIEERRQRTENEPQSYFVEQLRAALFVNHPYANPVVGWLQEVDVLSWENAKAFYDQWYAPNNAILVVSGDITAAELKPMAERTYGKLAARDVPERHWTDVPPLPGLPVLTLKDKAIRQPAWIRIYRLPSATQDRETARTLEVLQDIMDGGAATRLYKVLVVDQKVATSIGLSYDPDSIKDASLWMQATPAPGKTLQDVAAAVDEQLRLLVTAGVTETELREAKDRMKDAAVYARDSLAGPAMVVGRALAAGQTLDDVETWPDQIEAVTAEQIQRAAQAFLDPDDIKMRPYVTGYMLPKEEQE; this is encoded by the coding sequence ATGCGATTTTTATCCTTTCTATTTTTTTTACTGGCCTTGGCCCCTCTCCCCGCGATCGCACAGGACAAGGTGTTTGATGCCGATACGTTTTTCCTGGAGAACGGCATGCAGGTCGTGGTGATTGAAAACCACCGGGCACCGGTTGTCACCCACATGGTATGGTACAAGGTCGGCGCCGCCGACGAGCCGCCGGGAAAATCCGGCATGGCGCATTTTTTCGAACACATGATGTTCAAGGGCACCGATACCATTCCGCCGGGCGAGTTTTCCAAGCGGATACGGGCGATGGGCGGTAATGACAACGCCTTTACATCACAGGATTACACGGCGTTTTTTCAATCCCTCGCGGTCGAAAATCTGGAAACGGCCATGGCGATGGAAGCCGACCGGATGCGCAACCTGAACCCGCCGCCCGATGATTTTGCATCCGAGTTGCAAGTCGTGATTGAAGAACGCCGCCAACGCACAGAAAACGAACCACAGAGCTATTTTGTCGAACAGTTACGGGCGGCGCTGTTCGTTAATCACCCGTACGCCAACCCGGTTGTGGGTTGGCTACAGGAAGTCGATGTGCTGAGCTGGGAAAACGCCAAAGCGTTTTACGATCAGTGGTATGCGCCGAATAACGCGATACTCGTGGTTTCCGGCGATATTACCGCGGCAGAGCTCAAGCCGATGGCCGAACGCACCTATGGCAAACTGGCCGCGCGTGACGTACCTGAACGCCACTGGACGGATGTGCCGCCGCTGCCGGGGCTGCCCGTTCTGACATTGAAGGACAAAGCGATCCGGCAACCGGCATGGATCCGGATTTATCGCCTGCCCTCGGCGACGCAGGACCGGGAAACAGCCCGTACTCTGGAAGTTTTGCAAGACATCATGGATGGCGGCGCGGCCACCCGGCTGTACAAAGTGCTGGTCGTCGATCAGAAAGTAGCCACCTCTATCGGCTTGTCTTATGACCCGGACAGCATCAAGGATGCCAGCTTATGGATGCAGGCAACCCCGGCCCCCGGCAAGACACTGCAGGATGTCGCCGCGGCGGTTGATGAACAGTTACGCCTTCTGGTGACGGCGGGCGTTACCGAAACCGAGCTGCGCGAAGCCAAGGACCGGATGAAGGACGCCGCCGTGTATGCCCGTGATTCACTGGCCGGACCGGCGATGGTCGTCGGGCGGGCGCTGGCCGCCGGGCAAACGCTGGATGATGTGGAAACCTGGCCGGACCAGATCGAAGCGGTAACCGCCGAACAAATCCAGCGCGCCGCACAAGCCTTTCTGGACCCTGACGATATTAAAATGCGCCCTTACGTGACAGGATATATGCTGCCCAAAGAGGAACAAGAATAA
- a CDS encoding DUF3035 domain-containing protein — translation MNKTIKLTVVSLGCVLALSACSKAKEELGLTRQSPDEFAVVKRAPLEMPPDYALRPPQPGAPRPQETATDEQAREVVFGGTQKTAPQATAKGEDLLLQKAGADIADPNIRTIVNRETAALEPKDKPVAKRLFGWTLGNQDEAPPAEVVDAPAEAERLKTNAEKGKPVTEGATPTVEE, via the coding sequence ATGAACAAGACAATTAAACTGACTGTTGTTTCACTAGGCTGTGTGCTGGCGCTGAGCGCCTGTAGCAAGGCCAAGGAAGAGCTGGGCCTGACCCGCCAATCGCCCGATGAATTTGCCGTGGTCAAACGCGCGCCGCTGGAAATGCCGCCGGATTATGCCCTGCGCCCGCCGCAACCCGGCGCGCCGCGCCCGCAAGAAACCGCGACCGACGAACAGGCCCGTGAAGTTGTGTTTGGCGGCACCCAAAAAACCGCCCCGCAGGCCACCGCGAAAGGTGAGGATTTATTGCTGCAAAAAGCCGGCGCCGACATTGCCGATCCGAATATCCGTACCATCGTTAACCGGGAAACCGCCGCGCTGGAGCCTAAAGACAAACCGGTGGCCAAGCGCCTGTTTGGCTGGACTTTAGGAAATCAGGATGAAGCCCCCCCGGCGGAAGTCGTTGATGCCCCGGCCGAGGCCGAGCGCCTGAAAACCAATGCAGAAAAAGGAAAACCCGTTACCGAGGGCGCAACGCCGACGGTCGAGGAATAA
- the lspA gene encoding signal peptidase II → MKNVKLIGLLTALVILIADQVSKWVVLASSIPQKPIEILPVFNLVLVWNKGISFGMFTNHGDMGPYILSALSLVIAAGFSIWLFRTHSRFLALAIGLVIGGAVGNVIDRLRFGAVVDFLDFHIGTWHYPAFNVADSAIVIGIAFIVFDGLFCEPKRRDSRTNEQDN, encoded by the coding sequence ATGAAGAACGTTAAACTGATCGGTTTGCTGACGGCCCTTGTTATCCTGATCGCCGATCAGGTGAGCAAATGGGTTGTGCTGGCTAGCTCGATCCCTCAAAAACCGATTGAAATTCTCCCCGTGTTCAACCTCGTTCTTGTCTGGAACAAGGGAATCAGTTTCGGGATGTTCACCAATCATGGCGATATGGGGCCTTATATTCTCTCGGCCCTGTCCCTTGTCATTGCCGCCGGGTTTTCTATATGGCTGTTTAGAACGCACAGCCGGTTTCTGGCGTTGGCGATCGGGCTGGTGATCGGCGGGGCGGTCGGAAACGTGATTGATCGCCTGCGTTTCGGGGCTGTTGTCGATTTTCTGGACTTTCATATCGGCACGTGGCACTACCCGGCTTTCAACGTTGCCGACAGCGCGATTGTCATAGGCATTGCTTTTATCGTTTTTGATGGTCTATTCTGTGAACCGAAACGAAGGGATTCGCGGACAAATGAACAAGACAATTAA
- a CDS encoding isoleucine--tRNA ligase, whose translation MSDNQNNKDKYKETVFLPKTEFPMRGGLPQKEPEMVKQWQEMGLYQKLRDQSQSLPKWVLHDGPPYANGHIHMGHALNKILKDVVVKSYQMMGYNAPYVPGWDCHGLPIEWKIEEQYRAKGLDKDEVDTVAFRQECRDFAREWVGIQSEEFQRLGVSGDWDKPYLTMTYPAEAQITREIHKFLMNGGLYKGVKPVMWSPVEKTALAEAEVEYKEHKSITIWIRFPVVQTNCKAIEGADIVIWTTTPWTMPSNRAVAYGPQMEYAVYEVKAVNEGATAKPGDKLVLATSLAESTKEQAKIADWDLLDSFRGAALEGTICHHPLRAHGYDFDVPALAADFVTEETGTGFVHIAPGHGQDDFFLGVANNIEVTDNVDDAGVIRESVPLFGGAVIYDEKGQMGDANGRVIKAMAAEGALLAKGSLRHEYPHSWRSKAPVIFRTTPQWFISMNTNDLRQKALAAIKETRWVPAAGEKRITAMVEGRPDWCISRQRAWGVPIALFVSKQTGDLLKDEAVNDRIAKIFEEEGSDAWWARPPEDFLGNDYSAADYDQIFDIVDVWFDSGSTHAFVVGDTKTWPDFEGVDRPDLYLEGSDQHRGWFQSSLLESCGTRGRAPYKTVLTHGFILDEKGYKMSKSMGNVVDPLKMMEQYGADILRLWSMTSDYSEDLRIGENNIKAAGDLYRRIRNTLRFLLGALDGFTEAEKISRDEFGKMPELERLMLHHLATLDSEIRDHIANFEFGRLANKLHNFCNNELSAFYFDIRKDRLYCDRPDSFERRATRTVMAEIFDCLTAWLAPILSFTAEEAWSHRPAGVFENAESVHLRTFPELPEGWKDEGLAEKWTKIIHLRKTAFETIEPMRASKEIGSSLEVCLNFKLSNNMIDLLKTVDMAEICITSDIHYESSDLSIIAVKATKASGHKCARCWKVLPEVEEGGICNRCADAVEARTKAA comes from the coding sequence ATGAGCGATAATCAGAATAATAAAGACAAATACAAAGAAACCGTTTTCCTGCCCAAAACCGAATTCCCGATGCGCGGGGGCCTGCCGCAAAAAGAACCTGAAATGGTGAAACAATGGCAGGAAATGGGCCTGTATCAAAAACTGCGCGATCAATCGCAAAGCCTGCCGAAATGGGTTTTGCATGACGGCCCGCCCTATGCCAACGGCCACATTCATATGGGGCATGCACTGAATAAAATCCTGAAAGACGTGGTGGTAAAGTCTTACCAAATGATGGGTTACAACGCACCCTACGTGCCGGGCTGGGATTGCCACGGCCTGCCGATTGAATGGAAGATCGAGGAACAATACCGCGCCAAGGGTCTGGACAAGGATGAAGTCGACACGGTCGCCTTTCGGCAGGAATGCCGTGATTTTGCGCGTGAATGGGTCGGCATCCAGAGCGAAGAATTCCAGCGTCTCGGCGTGTCCGGCGACTGGGACAAGCCGTATCTCACCATGACCTATCCGGCGGAAGCGCAGATCACGCGCGAGATTCACAAGTTCCTGATGAATGGCGGGCTGTATAAAGGCGTCAAACCCGTGATGTGGTCGCCGGTTGAAAAAACCGCGCTGGCCGAAGCGGAAGTGGAATACAAGGAACATAAATCCATCACGATCTGGATCCGTTTCCCGGTTGTGCAAACCAACTGCAAAGCCATTGAGGGCGCGGATATCGTTATCTGGACGACGACGCCGTGGACGATGCCGTCCAACCGGGCCGTTGCTTACGGGCCGCAGATGGAATACGCGGTCTATGAAGTGAAGGCCGTCAACGAAGGCGCAACCGCAAAGCCGGGCGACAAGCTGGTTTTGGCGACATCGCTGGCCGAAAGCACCAAAGAACAGGCGAAGATTGCAGACTGGGACTTGCTGGACAGTTTCCGTGGGGCCGCCCTTGAAGGTACGATCTGTCACCACCCGCTGCGGGCGCATGGCTATGATTTCGACGTTCCGGCGCTGGCCGCCGATTTCGTCACCGAAGAAACCGGGACTGGATTTGTGCATATCGCGCCGGGTCACGGGCAGGACGACTTTTTCCTCGGCGTTGCGAACAACATCGAGGTCACCGATAACGTCGATGATGCCGGGGTCATCCGCGAGTCCGTGCCGCTGTTTGGCGGGGCGGTTATTTATGACGAGAAAGGCCAGATGGGCGATGCCAACGGCCGCGTCATCAAAGCGATGGCCGCCGAAGGGGCGCTGCTGGCCAAAGGAAGCCTGCGCCACGAATATCCGCATAGCTGGCGGTCGAAAGCGCCGGTGATTTTCCGGACCACGCCTCAATGGTTTATTTCGATGAACACCAACGATCTGCGGCAAAAGGCGCTGGCGGCGATCAAGGAAACCCGCTGGGTTCCCGCCGCCGGGGAAAAACGCATCACCGCGATGGTCGAAGGCCGCCCGGACTGGTGTATTTCCCGTCAGCGCGCATGGGGCGTGCCGATTGCGCTGTTTGTGAGCAAGCAAACCGGTGACCTTCTAAAAGACGAAGCCGTCAACGACCGGATTGCCAAGATTTTTGAAGAGGAGGGATCCGATGCCTGGTGGGCACGTCCGCCGGAAGATTTCCTCGGCAACGATTACAGCGCCGCCGATTACGACCAGATTTTCGACATCGTTGATGTCTGGTTTGACTCCGGCTCTACCCATGCCTTTGTCGTCGGCGACACCAAGACATGGCCGGATTTCGAAGGGGTCGATCGCCCCGATCTGTACCTCGAAGGTTCCGACCAGCACCGCGGCTGGTTCCAGTCCTCGTTGCTGGAGAGCTGCGGGACGCGCGGACGTGCGCCTTACAAAACCGTCCTGACCCACGGTTTTATTCTTGATGAAAAAGGCTATAAAATGTCCAAGTCAATGGGGAACGTCGTCGACCCGTTGAAAATGATGGAGCAATACGGCGCGGATATCCTGCGCCTGTGGAGTATGACGTCCGATTACTCGGAAGATTTACGCATCGGGGAAAACAACATCAAGGCCGCGGGCGATTTGTACCGCCGGATCCGCAATACGCTGCGGTTCCTGCTGGGGGCTTTGGACGGGTTTACCGAAGCCGAGAAAATCAGCCGGGATGAGTTCGGCAAGATGCCGGAGCTTGAGCGGTTGATGCTGCACCATCTGGCGACGCTCGACAGTGAAATCCGCGATCATATCGCCAATTTCGAATTCGGACGGCTGGCGAACAAGCTGCATAATTTCTGTAACAACGAGCTGTCGGCGTTTTATTTCGATATCCGCAAAGACCGTTTATATTGCGACCGGCCGGACAGTTTCGAGCGCCGGGCCACACGCACGGTCATGGCCGAAATCTTTGATTGTCTGACCGCATGGCTGGCCCCGATCCTGAGCTTCACCGCTGAGGAAGCGTGGTCCCACCGCCCGGCGGGTGTATTCGAGAATGCCGAGAGCGTGCATTTGCGGACATTCCCGGAACTGCCGGAGGGGTGGAAGGATGAAGGGCTGGCGGAGAAGTGGACAAAAATCATCCATCTACGAAAAACAGCCTTTGAAACCATAGAACCCATGCGCGCTTCGAAAGAAATAGGATCATCACTGGAAGTCTGCTTAAATTTCAAACTTTCAAATAACATGATTGATCTTCTTAAAACCGTTGATATGGCCGAAATATGCATTACGTCCGATATTCATTATGAATCCTCTGACCTTTCCATCATAGCCGTCAAAGCTACAAAAGCATCCGGGCATAAATGCGCGCGGTGCTGGAAAGTGTTGCCGGAGGTCGAAGAAGGCGGAATTTGTAACCGCTGTGCCGATGCCGTCGAAGCCCGGACGAAGGCCGCATGA
- a CDS encoding AEC family transporter has protein sequence MSVFLALLLNIFPLYILIGIGYAAGRFFAIDRQTLANLALFVFVPVVAFGFVAKMEFQPAYILLPFLIFALQCLIGFSFLAIGKKAFGDNRANLLAITTATANSGYFGLPVVILLFNDVWVGVYSFMLVGMIFFEATILYYIAARGHFSVRDSLKRVAKFPVLYAVLLGLAVNALSIELPEIFDTYWTHFKGAYVVCGMMIIGVALSKAERLVFSARFMGLAFAAKFLLWPLIALGLITLDNSVTHLFAPEVHDLLFVLSVLPPAANVAAFAAQLNLQPEKAATTVLLGTLLGLFYIPLVLMLAGFTLPS, from the coding sequence ATGAGCGTCTTTCTCGCCTTGCTTCTCAATATCTTCCCGCTTTATATCCTGATCGGGATCGGGTACGCCGCCGGCCGGTTTTTTGCCATCGACCGTCAGACCCTTGCCAATCTGGCGCTCTTCGTCTTTGTTCCTGTCGTTGCGTTTGGCTTTGTGGCGAAAATGGAATTCCAGCCCGCCTATATCCTTTTGCCTTTTCTGATTTTCGCTTTGCAATGCCTGATCGGGTTTTCGTTTCTGGCGATCGGCAAGAAGGCCTTTGGCGATAACCGCGCCAACCTTCTGGCTATTACAACCGCCACCGCCAATAGCGGCTATTTCGGACTGCCGGTGGTCATTTTGCTGTTCAACGATGTCTGGGTCGGGGTCTATTCCTTCATGCTGGTGGGCATGATTTTCTTTGAAGCCACGATCCTTTATTATATTGCGGCGCGCGGGCATTTCAGCGTCCGCGACAGTTTAAAGCGTGTTGCCAAATTCCCGGTGCTCTATGCCGTTTTACTGGGGCTGGCGGTCAATGCCCTATCCATCGAGCTTCCGGAGATTTTCGATACTTACTGGACCCATTTCAAGGGCGCTTACGTCGTGTGCGGGATGATGATTATCGGCGTGGCCCTGTCCAAGGCCGAACGGCTGGTGTTCAGCGCCCGGTTCATGGGGCTGGCCTTTGCCGCCAAATTCCTGCTCTGGCCGCTGATTGCCCTGGGGCTTATCACACTGGACAATAGCGTTACGCACCTGTTCGCGCCAGAGGTTCACGACCTGTTGTTTGTTCTCTCTGTTTTGCCACCGGCAGCCAACGTCGCCGCATTCGCCGCACAGCTTAACTTACAGCCCGAAAAAGCCGCCACCACGGTCTTGCTCGGCACCCTGCTCGGCCTGTTTTATATTCCACTGGTTTTGATGCTGGCCGGATTTACATTGCCGTCTTGA
- a CDS encoding bifunctional riboflavin kinase/FAD synthetase, whose amino-acid sequence MDIFTSLDDLPDRAHGAVIAIGNFDGLHRGHQALLQTVKGKADELGKPFGVLTFEPHPRALFRPDDPPFRITPPSLKAERLAACGVDMLYSLPFDWDFASQSAQKFIENVLINGLRPVHIVIGEDFCFGQLRKGNADTLRAAGLSVTTIGKVVCDHDQILSSSRIRAALRRGDIEEANALLGWEWEMRGTVVHGDKRGRELGYPTANVPLKDTLHPAYGVYATWVQVEGETVWHKAATNIGIRPMFKIPTGQIEAHILDFDGDLYGKILRVFPVKRLRGEAKFDSLDALIAQIDADCDEARTLLKDRPG is encoded by the coding sequence ATGGATATTTTTACAAGCCTCGATGATTTACCTGATCGCGCGCACGGCGCGGTGATTGCCATTGGTAATTTTGACGGCCTTCACCGGGGGCATCAGGCTTTGTTACAGACAGTTAAGGGCAAGGCCGACGAACTGGGGAAACCATTTGGGGTCCTGACATTCGAGCCCCACCCGCGCGCCCTGTTCCGTCCCGACGACCCGCCGTTCCGCATTACACCGCCGTCCCTGAAAGCCGAACGGCTGGCGGCCTGTGGCGTCGACATGCTTTATTCCCTGCCGTTTGACTGGGACTTTGCCAGTCAGAGCGCGCAAAAATTCATTGAGAATGTTTTGATAAACGGCCTTCGGCCCGTTCATATCGTGATCGGCGAGGATTTTTGTTTCGGTCAACTGCGCAAGGGCAATGCCGATACGCTGCGCGCAGCCGGTTTATCGGTAACAACCATCGGTAAAGTCGTCTGCGACCATGACCAGATTTTATCGTCCAGCCGTATCCGGGCAGCGCTGCGGCGCGGTGACATTGAAGAGGCCAACGCCCTGCTTGGCTGGGAATGGGAAATGCGCGGCACCGTCGTTCACGGCGACAAACGCGGACGCGAACTTGGTTATCCCACCGCCAATGTTCCCCTGAAAGATACACTGCACCCGGCTTACGGCGTTTATGCGACATGGGTGCAAGTCGAAGGCGAAACCGTCTGGCACAAGGCTGCGACCAATATCGGCATCCGGCCCATGTTTAAAATTCCGACAGGGCAGATCGAGGCGCATATTCTGGACTTTGACGGTGACCTGTATGGCAAAATCCTGCGGGTTTTCCCGGTCAAGCGCCTGCGCGGGGAAGCCAAATTCGACAGCCTCGATGCCTTGATCGCGCAGATTGATGCGGATTGTGATGAGGCACGTACTTTATTGAAAGATAGGCCCGGATGA
- a CDS encoding mechanosensitive ion channel family protein translates to MEQNITKAVDKAVFEAVNQQLLVQGGVTTIVIIVAFLILRSLLVHFLKGKTEILDKEQRRWINRVNNGTTIAIALGLILIWAPQLHTFALSLTAVAVAIVLTTKELLMCLTGGFLRASNKTFDIGDWITISGVTGEVMRISAMTTLLEEIDVTGKNYQYTGKTIQIPNSKFLTEHVQNGNFTKSHIYHDVPVTVQYADLSPQILMNELKAITEKHFADYHDAAIKLNKRVERKAGVDFPDPEPQFFLKTTDIGHNTFTVRLFIPTIKANQIGADITLDFLAFVHVQKEKKVSSEPKS, encoded by the coding sequence ATGGAGCAGAATATTACAAAAGCCGTCGATAAAGCCGTGTTTGAAGCCGTTAACCAGCAACTCCTCGTTCAAGGGGGCGTTACGACTATTGTCATCATTGTTGCTTTTTTGATTTTGCGGTCCTTGCTCGTACATTTCCTCAAAGGCAAGACCGAAATTCTGGACAAGGAACAAAGGCGTTGGATTAACCGCGTCAATAACGGTACAACCATCGCTATCGCCCTAGGGCTTATTTTGATCTGGGCACCGCAGCTTCACACATTCGCACTCTCTCTGACAGCGGTTGCCGTTGCCATTGTTCTGACCACAAAAGAGCTTTTGATGTGCCTGACGGGCGGCTTCCTGCGGGCATCCAACAAAACTTTCGATATTGGTGACTGGATCACCATTAGCGGGGTCACCGGAGAAGTCATGCGTATCAGCGCCATGACGACCCTACTCGAGGAAATTGACGTTACAGGAAAAAACTATCAATACACCGGCAAGACCATACAGATCCCCAACAGCAAATTCCTGACTGAACACGTTCAAAACGGCAACTTTACAAAGAGCCATATCTACCACGATGTACCTGTTACGGTGCAATATGCTGACCTTTCCCCACAAATTCTTATGAATGAGCTGAAAGCCATTACAGAAAAACACTTTGCCGATTATCATGATGCCGCCATTAAACTTAATAAACGCGTAGAAAGGAAAGCGGGCGTTGACTTTCCAGATCCGGAACCACAATTTTTCCTGAAAACCACGGATATTGGTCACAATACTTTTACCGTTCGTCTGTTCATTCCCACGATAAAGGCTAACCAGATCGGTGCAGACATTACGCTTGATTTTCTTGCTTTCGTTCATGTGCAGAAAGAAAAAAAAGTGAGTTCAGAACCAAAGTCCTAA
- a CDS encoding peptidoglycan-binding protein, whose protein sequence is MGVLDFFSGLLKDSVGNNMDNDPQDVRTAKRNLQNAGYMDDNTLEIDSPFITRNMDEGIKAFQRDKNLKIDGIMNPGGETERGLFESLTGRKADDVFGRTDNGRGSVGFGGNVSGTFAPEPRKPKQPRNPFIFSTTPMEKNEKGLDDKYILSLKDEDKEPEKRQETFPNKPAEYDATGRMVKTESKKSAINPLKPQNPSLNPKAQKALDDAQKKLEAYKKQYQLTPKLLEHYLGKSGEPVTLSEKDIDSARLYKKAIQTNQKRFEDSMVKGVVDRTYEWHGNVASGNKGVTSTFKDQILNLKDGETIMLDNPKIKNAGDSWDRDIGRWNSTLNDPEQGFALGAVKIRSLGNLKAKRTGNKIEITGDVDHRINDTYDFNDDTLFDRNVFEGYRLLAKEGLARPFEVHGSKKQKVTGTLEIKNGRITNPQFKWEDKKE, encoded by the coding sequence ATGGGTGTTCTGGATTTCTTTTCAGGGCTGTTAAAGGACTCTGTCGGCAATAACATGGATAACGATCCGCAGGATGTGCGGACGGCAAAGAGGAATTTACAGAATGCTGGATACATGGACGATAACACGCTGGAAATAGACAGTCCGTTTATCACTCGGAATATGGACGAGGGAATCAAAGCCTTTCAGCGTGATAAAAATCTAAAAATAGACGGCATCATGAATCCGGGTGGAGAGACCGAGAGGGGATTGTTTGAATCTCTGACAGGGCGCAAAGCCGATGATGTATTTGGCCGCACTGATAATGGTAGGGGCTCTGTCGGTTTTGGTGGAAATGTGTCGGGAACTTTTGCGCCGGAACCCCGAAAGCCAAAACAACCGCGAAACCCGTTTATCTTTTCGACCACGCCTATGGAGAAAAATGAAAAAGGATTAGATGACAAATACATACTTTCTTTGAAGGATGAAGATAAAGAACCAGAGAAACGTCAAGAAACCTTTCCAAATAAACCTGCCGAATATGATGCGACAGGCAGGATGGTAAAAACAGAAAGTAAAAAGAGCGCAATAAACCCTTTAAAACCCCAGAATCCGTCTCTAAACCCCAAAGCTCAAAAAGCATTAGATGACGCACAAAAAAAACTTGAAGCGTATAAGAAACAATATCAATTAACGCCCAAACTTTTAGAGCATTATTTAGGAAAAAGCGGAGAACCTGTAACACTTTCCGAGAAAGATATAGACAGTGCCCGTCTTTATAAAAAAGCAATTCAAACCAACCAGAAACGCTTTGAAGACAGTATGGTAAAAGGCGTTGTAGATAGAACCTATGAATGGCATGGAAATGTAGCATCTGGAAATAAGGGAGTTACAAGTACTTTTAAAGATCAAATTTTAAATCTGAAGGATGGTGAAACTATTATGCTTGATAATCCAAAAATTAAGAATGCCGGAGATTCATGGGATCGTGATATTGGAAGATGGAACTCTACCCTAAACGATCCAGAGCAAGGGTTTGCCCTTGGGGCGGTCAAGATACGCTCTTTAGGAAATTTAAAAGCTAAGCGTACAGGCAATAAAATTGAGATTACAGGAGATGTAGACCACCGTATTAATGACACATATGACTTTAATGATGACACTCTATTTGATAGAAATGTTTTCGAGGGCTATCGTTTACTGGCAAAAGAGGGGTTGGCGAGGCCTTTTGAGGTGCACGGCAGCAAAAAACAAAAAGTCACTGGCACGCTGGAAATAAAAAATGGAAGAATTACAAACCCACAATTCAAATGGGAAGACAAAAAGGAATAA
- the mnmA gene encoding tRNA 2-thiouridine(34) synthase MnmA, translating to MDKSADIIAPLVPGKAPADTRVVVAMSGGVDSSVTAALLHEQGYDVIGLTMQLYDHGQALAKKGACCAGQDIYDARRVAENCGFPHYVLDYENNFKDSVIDEFVQSYLRGETPIPCVRCNQTVKFQDMLDTARDLGADCLATGHYIQRVVNPDNRQAELHRAIDPTKDQSYFLFATTQEQLDFVRFPLGGWIKDRTRMEAERLGLLNAEKPDSQDICFVPNGDYASVVKKHAPAAQNPGDIVHIDGRVVGQHEGIVGYTIGQRKGLGIGGGVTENNDPLYVVRLDAAANQVIVGPKEALARDTIHIRDCNWLPGSGEPVSGPVLLKFRSVMQPIAAQLDIGGDGTAILSLDTPQYGIAPGQAAVCYDGARVLGGGWISHTDNKILKSAA from the coding sequence ATGGACAAGAGCGCTGACATCATAGCCCCGCTGGTCCCCGGCAAAGCGCCGGCGGATACGCGCGTGGTCGTGGCCATGTCGGGCGGGGTGGACAGTTCCGTCACCGCGGCGCTTTTGCATGAACAAGGTTATGACGTGATCGGCCTGACGATGCAGCTTTACGATCACGGGCAGGCGCTGGCCAAAAAAGGCGCATGTTGCGCCGGACAGGACATTTACGATGCGCGGCGCGTGGCCGAAAATTGCGGGTTTCCCCACTACGTTCTGGATTACGAGAACAATTTCAAAGACAGCGTGATTGATGAATTCGTCCAAAGTTACCTGCGCGGGGAAACGCCGATCCCGTGCGTGCGCTGTAACCAGACCGTGAAGTTTCAGGATATGCTGGATACCGCGCGTGATCTCGGCGCGGATTGCCTGGCGACCGGGCATTATATCCAGCGTGTTGTAAACCCGGACAACAGGCAAGCCGAGCTCCACCGCGCCATCGACCCGACCAAGGATCAAAGCTATTTCCTGTTTGCCACAACGCAGGAGCAGCTCGATTTCGTGCGCTTTCCTCTCGGCGGCTGGATCAAGGACCGGACACGGATGGAAGCCGAGCGTCTGGGGTTGCTGAATGCTGAAAAACCGGATTCACAGGATATTTGTTTTGTGCCCAACGGCGATTACGCCAGCGTCGTGAAAAAACATGCCCCGGCCGCGCAAAATCCCGGTGACATCGTACATATTGACGGGCGGGTTGTCGGCCAGCACGAAGGAATTGTCGGCTACACAATCGGCCAGCGCAAAGGGCTGGGAATCGGAGGCGGCGTCACAGAAAACAACGATCCGCTTTATGTCGTCCGGCTTGATGCCGCGGCCAACCAGGTGATCGTCGGCCCGAAAGAGGCGCTGGCGCGCGATACGATCCATATCCGCGATTGCAACTGGCTGCCCGGTTCCGGTGAACCTGTCAGCGGTCCGGTGCTTCTCAAATTCCGGTCCGTCATGCAGCCTATCGCGGCGCAGCTGGATATCGGCGGTGACGGCACAGCCATCCTGAGCCTCGACACACCGCAGTATGGGATCGCCCCAGGGCAAGCTGCCGTGTGTTATGACGGTGCCCGCGTACTCGGCGGCGGCTGGATCAGCCACACAGATAATAAAATTTTAAAAAGCGCCGCCTGA